A window of Terriglobus sp. RCC_193 contains these coding sequences:
- the gluQRS gene encoding tRNA glutamyl-Q(34) synthetase GluQRS codes for MTGKPYRGRLAPSPTGLLHLGHARTFLIAAKRAAAGTLILRNDDLDTQRSRSEFVQAMLEDIAWLGIHWAEGPQPDGTETGSFGPYAQSRRGSLYTAAFHQLRRTGFLYPCVCSRKDLLAAPHAPHAEDEDEPIYPGTCRERNPQSDEIATWRFRVTDGEEIRFHDALLGPQTFVAGHDFGDFVVMRRDGVPSYQLACVVDDAAMQITEVVRGRDLLRSTARQILLLRALGHPIPAYAHVELMRNEHGERLAKRDAARSLRHLRESGLAPEEVRKMAFTNIP; via the coding sequence ATGACCGGCAAGCCCTATCGTGGCAGACTTGCGCCTTCGCCCACCGGGCTTCTGCATCTTGGCCATGCACGCACGTTTCTCATCGCTGCAAAACGCGCCGCAGCCGGAACGCTGATCCTGCGCAACGACGATCTGGACACGCAACGTTCCCGCTCCGAATTTGTCCAAGCCATGCTGGAAGATATTGCCTGGCTCGGCATCCACTGGGCCGAAGGCCCGCAGCCTGACGGCACGGAAACAGGTAGCTTCGGCCCCTATGCGCAAAGCCGGCGTGGCTCACTCTACACAGCCGCCTTCCATCAATTACGCAGGACCGGCTTCCTGTATCCCTGCGTCTGTTCGCGAAAAGACCTCCTCGCCGCACCGCACGCGCCACATGCGGAAGACGAAGACGAGCCAATCTACCCCGGCACCTGCCGTGAAAGAAATCCGCAGTCAGACGAAATTGCCACATGGCGATTCCGTGTAACCGACGGTGAAGAAATTCGCTTTCACGACGCCCTGCTCGGCCCCCAAACATTCGTTGCCGGACACGACTTCGGAGACTTCGTAGTGATGCGCCGCGACGGCGTTCCCAGCTACCAGCTTGCCTGCGTAGTAGACGACGCAGCCATGCAGATCACGGAAGTGGTTCGCGGTCGCGACCTGCTCCGCTCCACCGCAAGGCAGATTCTGCTCCTCCGCGCTCTCGGCCACCCCATCCCGGCCTACGCCCACGTAGAACTCATGCGCAACGAACACGGCGAACGACTGGCCAAACGCGATGCCGCCCGCAGCCTCCGTCATCTCCGCGAATCGGGCCTGGCGCCCGAAGAGGTCCGCAAAATGGCCTTCACAAACATCCCCTGA
- a CDS encoding Ig-like domain repeat protein — translation MCIFLLLLSAVFAVSEAVAQSVALVPNAVRYAGIGTNNRGFNSDSGPATTVALNMPSGMAFDASGNLILADSSNNCVRRVDTTSLHMVTTIAGLAGSSGSDTCNASSNAAPSYTQGLLSPASVSVDAVGNIFIADTGHNCVRELRAGQTGISQLTTVAGTCGSNNGTASATPSPVSLAMDSNSNLYILLRDTTFGVYQVLRYAAGSANGSVCRVAGAASSQNVSQCSDVSAAPALSRAAGIAVDPANQLYIADTGNNCVRKLNNGTFTSAFGTCGSSSSAVMGPSALAFSQSGAMYVALTDNNQVVRYNQNTGETLLVAGNPNTQPGAYAATQDGAAASSLPLNGPVALAEDSNNNLYVADAGNSIVRALRNGTLFPTTNVGQTSSQQTLTFQINTASSLTVVPGTDYAVASGSDTCTGVQTPASAGGRPTYCSVGIVFTPTAAGKRYAPVTITDLTTSTAVNAGLQGVGVGVMAELFPGQAGTLLVNSGTFQDVIHDSLGNLFVLFKPTAGQWEITREPLGAGSPATVVPMGAGLQSPVAMGVDAVGNLYVADSSGSTASTPSIQRYGVDGSVNRDYITGIVAPKALRVDGFGNMLVAEQGTANDIVRIYAGGERQVLAGGGTQTPAEGLAATGVQLTSPSGVAMGPSGTVYFSDVGTHLVYSVDASGILHVIAGGGSSFSSVTGALSLPLSSPAGLDVDAAGDLFIADTGTNSVYTLFFGATSTQNAARLFGTGNGSAGYSGDGSVSSSAALNAPVAVTAAPDGRVFVADTGNGRVRLVTFPGGSVNYGTVAVGSGRTQSQILWNNGNAQLISTGSPVISNPKFVYDATRSTCGSVLLQGAVCDIAITFEPTATGTQSGTATIVNNAATSPQTIQLNGNVVPAAITAFTAAAETENYGGPYVGTVTIATNGGTAPQGTVTFTINGTVTCSVTGSFNGSATCTLPSGTLLPVRATPYPVSVTFTGNYPNQNATTTLTETPRVLTAVVNSKSKVYLQPNPVLDGTPSGLLNGVGSDSFTVTYGFGSTPITTMTTPGTYTGVIVATTTPNGTTNPANYTINITPGSFTITKAVLSGFGADPQTEAYGGAYTATATYAPGAGAVPAGVVMFRTGSKTLCTATFTTTTASCMVAAGTNLQAGSYPITVSYEGDANYNAATASATLTVTPVPLTVSVANQTKVYGAAVPNLTGSATVSGLVNGDAVGSTIVLTYSTTVTASTPIGTYPNSITAAVSGSSAASYTITNTPGSFTVGGVATTTTLTPATSSAAAGVPVTFTAKVASATVIPTGTVVFTADGVLLGTVTLDASGSASLTTAALAAGSHAIRAAYSGNASFASSFATATATTTVPVGSFTLTSTPDAQYIRGPGNKTFTVTLTSQGGFAGTVALTCSGLPVDATCALNPVSVALTAGSTSTITVTTTTTAADTSVAANHRSTSAGNWPGALVISAAAAFPMQLTGLGMMVAGIGRRRKFGRKHWLLLLLLSVGLPGMMGCGASNATYHIYPVTVTGTSVGGGPAPASTTVYLAVGTP, via the coding sequence ATGTGTATCTTTCTGCTGTTGTTGTCTGCTGTCTTTGCGGTGAGCGAAGCGGTGGCCCAGAGTGTGGCGCTGGTGCCGAATGCTGTGCGTTACGCGGGCATTGGCACGAACAATCGGGGGTTTAACTCCGACAGTGGGCCAGCGACAACGGTGGCGTTGAATATGCCCTCGGGCATGGCGTTTGATGCCAGCGGCAACCTGATCCTGGCAGACAGCAGCAACAACTGCGTGCGCCGCGTGGATACCACGTCGTTGCACATGGTGACGACGATTGCGGGTCTTGCAGGCTCCAGCGGATCGGATACCTGTAATGCATCGAGCAATGCGGCTCCTTCGTATACGCAGGGTCTGCTGTCGCCAGCGAGTGTGTCCGTTGATGCCGTGGGGAACATCTTCATTGCAGACACGGGACACAACTGCGTTCGCGAGCTGCGCGCAGGGCAGACGGGTATTTCGCAGTTAACAACGGTGGCTGGTACTTGCGGCAGCAACAACGGCACGGCTTCTGCGACTCCTTCGCCGGTTTCGCTGGCGATGGATAGCAATAGCAATCTCTACATCCTGCTGCGCGATACGACCTTTGGCGTGTACCAGGTGTTGCGCTATGCAGCAGGCAGCGCGAATGGATCGGTGTGTCGTGTGGCGGGCGCGGCTTCGTCGCAGAATGTGTCGCAGTGTTCTGATGTAAGTGCGGCTCCTGCACTGAGCCGTGCCGCGGGGATTGCGGTTGACCCTGCGAATCAGCTCTACATCGCGGATACGGGAAACAACTGCGTTCGAAAGCTGAACAATGGAACATTCACGTCGGCGTTTGGTACCTGCGGCAGTTCGTCTTCTGCGGTGATGGGGCCTTCGGCGCTGGCGTTCAGCCAGTCGGGTGCGATGTATGTGGCGTTGACGGATAACAACCAGGTGGTTCGCTACAACCAGAACACCGGGGAAACGCTGCTGGTAGCGGGCAATCCCAATACGCAGCCCGGAGCGTACGCGGCGACACAGGATGGCGCGGCGGCGAGTTCGCTGCCTTTGAATGGCCCCGTTGCGCTGGCAGAGGATAGCAACAACAATCTTTACGTTGCGGATGCTGGTAACAGCATTGTGCGCGCGTTACGCAATGGCACGCTGTTCCCGACGACGAATGTGGGTCAGACGTCGTCGCAGCAGACACTTACTTTTCAGATCAATACGGCGAGTTCGCTGACCGTGGTTCCGGGAACGGATTATGCCGTTGCTTCGGGGTCCGATACATGCACGGGTGTGCAGACTCCGGCGTCTGCAGGCGGGCGCCCAACCTATTGTTCCGTTGGCATTGTGTTTACACCGACGGCAGCGGGCAAGCGGTATGCTCCGGTGACGATCACCGACCTGACGACCTCCACCGCAGTGAATGCGGGTTTGCAGGGCGTGGGCGTGGGAGTGATGGCGGAGTTGTTTCCGGGGCAGGCGGGGACGCTTCTCGTCAATTCCGGTACGTTCCAGGATGTCATTCATGACTCGCTGGGAAATCTGTTTGTTCTTTTCAAGCCGACCGCGGGGCAATGGGAGATTACGCGTGAGCCGCTTGGTGCAGGATCTCCGGCCACGGTGGTGCCGATGGGAGCGGGCCTGCAATCGCCTGTTGCGATGGGAGTGGATGCTGTTGGCAATTTGTATGTTGCGGATAGTTCAGGAAGCACAGCTTCCACGCCGTCGATTCAGCGGTATGGCGTGGATGGAAGCGTGAATCGTGACTACATCACCGGGATTGTTGCACCGAAGGCACTGCGCGTGGACGGTTTTGGCAACATGCTGGTGGCTGAGCAGGGAACGGCGAACGACATTGTTCGAATTTATGCAGGTGGCGAACGGCAGGTGCTTGCGGGTGGTGGAACGCAGACACCTGCAGAGGGACTGGCTGCAACGGGTGTGCAACTGACTTCGCCGTCCGGTGTTGCGATGGGACCGAGCGGGACGGTGTACTTCTCCGATGTCGGTACGCACCTGGTGTATAGCGTCGATGCTTCGGGAATTCTGCATGTGATTGCGGGTGGTGGAAGCAGCTTTTCCTCTGTGACAGGCGCGCTGAGTCTTCCGCTGTCCAGTCCGGCTGGACTGGATGTGGATGCTGCCGGTGATCTCTTTATCGCGGATACGGGAACGAACAGTGTTTACACGCTGTTCTTTGGTGCTACATCCACGCAGAATGCAGCACGGCTGTTCGGTACAGGGAATGGTTCGGCTGGATACAGTGGCGATGGCAGCGTGTCGTCGAGCGCTGCGTTGAATGCTCCTGTTGCCGTGACCGCTGCGCCGGATGGCAGAGTGTTTGTTGCGGATACGGGCAATGGCCGCGTGCGTTTGGTGACGTTCCCTGGTGGCAGCGTGAATTACGGTACCGTTGCCGTGGGATCGGGGAGAACGCAGAGCCAGATTCTGTGGAACAACGGGAATGCCCAGCTCATCTCGACAGGGTCGCCGGTAATCAGTAATCCGAAGTTTGTCTACGACGCTACGAGATCAACCTGCGGCTCGGTGTTGCTGCAGGGCGCTGTTTGCGATATCGCAATCACTTTCGAGCCGACAGCCACGGGCACGCAGAGCGGTACGGCAACCATTGTCAATAATGCGGCGACGTCGCCGCAGACGATTCAATTGAATGGCAACGTGGTGCCTGCGGCGATCACGGCGTTTACCGCTGCGGCGGAGACGGAAAATTATGGTGGTCCTTATGTTGGCACAGTCACCATTGCGACGAATGGCGGGACTGCTCCACAGGGGACGGTGACGTTCACAATCAATGGTACGGTGACGTGCTCTGTTACGGGCAGCTTTAACGGTTCCGCGACTTGCACGTTGCCGAGTGGGACTCTGCTGCCGGTGCGCGCGACACCGTATCCGGTGAGTGTGACTTTCACCGGCAACTATCCGAACCAGAATGCGACGACGACGCTGACAGAGACACCGCGCGTTTTGACGGCGGTGGTCAACAGCAAGTCGAAGGTGTATCTGCAACCGAACCCGGTGTTGGATGGCACGCCGAGCGGCCTGCTGAACGGTGTGGGTTCGGACAGCTTCACGGTGACGTATGGCTTTGGCTCAACACCGATCACCACCATGACGACTCCGGGGACTTATACCGGTGTCATTGTTGCAACGACGACACCGAACGGTACGACGAATCCGGCGAATTACACCATCAACATAACGCCGGGCAGCTTCACGATTACGAAGGCTGTGTTGAGTGGCTTTGGCGCCGATCCACAAACGGAAGCTTATGGCGGGGCGTATACCGCGACCGCGACTTATGCACCGGGTGCGGGAGCTGTGCCAGCGGGAGTGGTGATGTTCCGCACGGGTAGCAAGACGTTGTGCACGGCGACATTCACCACCACGACGGCATCGTGCATGGTGGCAGCGGGAACGAATCTGCAGGCGGGTAGCTATCCCATCACCGTTTCTTATGAAGGTGACGCGAACTACAACGCGGCAACGGCGAGCGCGACGCTGACCGTGACGCCTGTGCCGTTGACGGTCAGCGTTGCGAACCAGACGAAAGTGTATGGTGCGGCGGTTCCGAACCTGACGGGGTCGGCCACCGTGAGCGGCCTGGTGAATGGCGATGCAGTAGGATCGACGATCGTCCTGACGTACAGCACGACGGTGACGGCTTCGACGCCGATTGGAACGTATCCGAATTCGATTACGGCAGCGGTAAGCGGCAGTTCCGCGGCAAGTTATACGATCACGAACACGCCGGGCAGCTTCACGGTGGGCGGTGTGGCGACGACTACGACGTTGACACCGGCAACCAGTTCCGCTGCTGCGGGGGTGCCTGTGACGTTTACGGCGAAGGTGGCTTCGGCGACTGTGATCCCGACGGGAACGGTGGTGTTTACTGCGGACGGCGTTCTGCTGGGTACGGTGACGCTGGATGCCAGCGGGTCCGCGAGCCTGACAACGGCCGCGCTGGCGGCGGGGTCGCATGCGATTCGTGCGGCGTACTCCGGCAATGCGAGTTTCGCTTCCAGCTTTGCGACGGCTACTGCGACGACGACGGTGCCGGTGGGCAGCTTCACGCTGACATCTACGCCGGATGCGCAGTACATCCGCGGCCCGGGCAACAAGACGTTCACCGTGACGCTGACATCGCAGGGTGGATTTGCAGGGACGGTGGCGCTGACATGTTCCGGCCTTCCGGTGGATGCTACATGCGCGTTGAATCCTGTTTCCGTGGCACTGACCGCAGGCAGTACGTCGACGATTACGGTGACAACGACGACCACCGCCGCCGATACGAGTGTGGCTGCGAATCATCGGTCGACGTCCGCGGGGAACTGGCCGGGTGCGCTTGTGATTTCCGCAGCGGCTGCCTTCCCGATGCAACTGACGGGCCTCGGCATGATGGTTGCCGGTATCGGGCGTCGCCGCAAATTTGGGCGGAAACACTGGCTGCTGCTGCTTCTGTTGTCTGTCGGGCTGCCTGGCATGATGGGCTGCGGTGCTTCTAACGCGACGTATCACATCTATCCTGTGACAGTGACAGGAACCAGTGTGGGAGGCGGCCCTGCGCCTGCCTCGACCACTGTGTATCTCGCGGTGGGAACGCCGTAG